TCTCGCGGGGAGGGCGCCGCTCGGTTCCTACTATCGTTTGCTTTTGGGGTGCTGTTCAGTGTAGAAGATGAATTTGAGACCGGAGACACGGAAAATACGGGCACAGCAGAGGGTCTGGCCCGGTAGAATCGTTGAGAATAATGCTCGCCAGAcacgtccaccaccaccacggcgccGCCAGCAATATAGGCGAACGATGAGTGGACCGTATCAAATCCGGTCGGGGAGCTGCAGGTTGTACCTATCACACGTCGGAGAGACAGGCCGGGTTCGCAGAAGCCGCGGGGCCGGATGGGAGAACGCGAGGGTCGGGAAAGATATGGAGAGTTGTTGGGCGTAAGCTTAAGCCGGTTGGAGGGAGTGGATGCCATCGCTCATAGCCATGTGCTGGATCGAATTGGCCTACGACGATGGACCGAGTCAGGATGAAAAGAACCAGAGACGAACGGGGGACCAGGGACGTCTGACTAAGGAGTAAGAAACATCTGCACGGGTCGGGAGGTTTGGGTGAGTGTAACGTGTTGGGAAACAGCGGAGGCTGGGTGACTTTGAAGGTGACTGGAGCGGGCAGCAGTTGGGCAGTTGCGAGGcggcggttgaggttgaagttgagAGCAGGCGGGAGCTGTCCTAAACGAGTGATGACAGAATGGCGGGCCTATCTTCGGATATGCGTAGAAAGCTGCAGAGGCGTCCGAGTTGACCTGGGTCAGAAAGCATGTTTGGAGATAGGCGCAGTACTTTGCAGGCAGGAGAGGAGACGAGATCGGATGGCGGtcgggagaggagagagctTACAGTGACATTGACCGGCGGTGCAACGAGACAAAGTCAATTGTCTCGGGCAGGTGTCGTCGGTCAGAGCGACGGCGCAACGCTCAGCATTTGCTTTTGGCGACTTTCAAAGATGTCGAGGGGAAAAAATCACCCTCCACTGGGCACCCGAAATGCATCTGGATCTCTTCTCAACTGGGCTCTTCCCACAGGGCAAGCCTTTCCTCTGTTGAGCGAAGCACCCACCATTTGTTTACAGGGGTGCAGgggagggctggtggtgggcaggGTTTGATGTGGCCCGTGCTCCGCTACCTTGTTTTTTAGCGCTGTTATTGCCCGGCATGTCAATTGGTCAATTAGGCTAGTCCTTTCCGAATCGGGCTGAATATCTGAGCTCCCCGCCAATCACAGGAATGTACAGGTAGCCGGGGGTGACCCACTCCCGCCATGCCATTTCTCTTTTCCCCGCGAGGACAAGAGCCGTTCCTTTTTGGCAAGGCGATCATGCAATGTTAGCTGGCTACGAAGTATTGGTGCTAGCACTGGCACTGACAGCGGCAGAGTGATGTGTCTGTCCGACATCGCCTAACCCTCAAGATTGTGCAACAATTGTCCATCTTAAACCTTGAACGAGCCCCCCACGATGTCAATCACTGACGAGCCAGTTTGGCCGTGTCAAAGACCACGGGACCGGGGCGTCGGTGACAGCCCGCGGCACTGCATTAGCGCTTGTGCTGGCGAGCCATGAGGCGAGATGAGATGGCTTGTGTTGATCTGAATGTCCGGGGTAAAAAGGGCTTTCTTGGCTTCCTTATCATCTCAGCACCACAGAGAGATCCGTTATCGGGTTATATACAGCGTTGTACAGTTTGGGTCCTCCATGGCCACATCTCACTCAGCCCAAGAAAccccccatcttcttcctgccCCGATTCCACTTGGGATCGCGTACTACACCCTCGGCACGCCACTTCGCAGGCGGTTTCTTTCCAAGCTCAGCCCATTGAGCCCAAACCCGTTTGCCACGGTTAAACCATCTCCCCTgtcgctcctcctcctcctcggcgtccGGTGTCCATTTCGACTTGAGAATTCTGCGGATAGCCTCCGGGGATACCTCGAACTTCTTGGCGAGCGTGGCGGTGTTGTACTGCTCAGGGAACTGCTTGTGCAAGGCCCGAATACCAGCAAGAGCGTCTGGCGACAGCTTCTTGCGCGGCATCCAGCCCTCTGGGAACTTTGCCTGGAGCGCCTCTTTCTGAATCTGCCACTCTTCCTTGCCCGCAGagtcggcctcggcctcagcCTTCCTTTTCGCCTCTTCAAATTCCTGCCGCCTCCTTTCCTTTCGTGCCAACTTGAGCTCGGCCTTCCTTGTCAGCCTTTCGGCACGAGCAGCCTCAAGTTTCAGAGCCATGGGGTTCGTTCGCTCCCGTTCTTCacgctccttcttctccttcaaggCCTTCTGTAGCTCGACCTTGCCCATCGTCACTTCTCCGGACTCCATCATTTCCAGCTTCTTTCgccttctctcctccctttccttcttcagcttcttgaaCTTGTACTTTTTGGGCTCCTTCTTTGGCGCACATTTTTCTGGCCTGTCGCGTTTTGGCCTCTTGCTTTTTGGCTTATCCTCCTTTTCGGCAGGCTGGGTGTCGGGTTCTCTTTCAACAGTGGTTTGGTCCTGTACTGGTCGGTCGCTGGATGGCACCTCGTCTTGATCCTTTGCTGGTAACTCACTAGATGGCGCCTCGTCATtttcctccccaacaaccattGTGGTGTCGTGTTCCGCATCTGCCACTGCGCtggcctcttcccccccctccggcTTCATTGCGGCAGCTTGCtgcgccttcttcaactttTTTCTAGCCCATTTTCCCAGAGGTTTTGGCTGAACCTCGCCAGAGTCTTGTGGGCTGGCCGATTCATTCTGTGTTGGTGTTTGAGCGTCTATCGTCACCTTTGTCGGTTCAAAAGGTGCATCGTGGGTGGTTTCGAAGACAATCTTGGGAGGACTTGGTTCCTGGTGCGCGGGGAGCCCTTCTGGCGGTGGCCAGgcaccctcttctctcccctcAGGGCATGATGTGTGAAGTAACCTGTCTCGTGTGCTACCGAGAGCAATTGTCCGTTGTAACGTGGATAATCGAGTCAGTGTCGAGTGGTAGCGAGGAATGCGATATGCGCTCGTTGGTGGCGGGAAGTGGATTTGGCTGATGTTTCTGACAAATATTCGCAGGGCGGCCGTGCGGCAACAGCTATTCATGGTGAAGTCGGGTATAAATTGGCTGTGTGGTTATTGGctgtgtggttgttggctgttgttgactttCGATGTTGGACTCGGCCTGTCCAAAAAATTTCCAGGGATGCAAAGGGTTCGCGACGGGCTTAGCGGCACCGTTGCTATCGGTATCGCTATCAGCGACAGTGGTCAGTGCTCACAGCTTCTACAGCCTCACCCGAGCGAACCGCCTTGtcccaccccaacccaacgACATGCCTCCAACTCTAATAAGGAGGACAGACGGACACATGGGTGAGAGATTTATGGTAACGAACAGGCACTACCGAGGCGCAGAATGCCATTTAATCGCCAAGAAAAACACCACGTCGGCCTCGTACATTGCCGACATTGCGGACGACGCCCAGGAACGGACACGTCCTCGTCCGAGCCGCCTTGGCCGCATCGACTCGTCGACTGTCAAGTGAAGGATAGATTGCTCGGTCCAGCCATACCCCCTGGATTCTGCTGCCGAAGCCATACCATGTGAATATCCGGTACTCCTATGTATGGATTGAGGGGGGACTGTGCCTTGCTGTTCCGTGCTATCACCAGTCCCGCACACGGTACGGTAATGGGGTGTGCTGCAACCCTGTTGTGGCGAATAGCGTGCACCGCACGTCATGAATGCTCGGGGACCTGATGAATCCTTTTTCCTCGTAGGGTTAGCTCTGTGAGTGAACGCCGCCTCGGCAAAATGGAGGGAAGTTGTGATTCGCGATGAGGGTTGTATTCTAGAGTCTATATCCTCTCTACGCCTCTTCCTGGTGCGGCCAAACAGATATTTCTCGGACTAGAGCTGCTTTCTCAGCAAAGCAGTGTGCTCGCGAGTACGAGTTGCGAGGAGAGTCACATTGTTGAAGGCACAGATAGATGCCCAAGGGGTCTTATATGTAGTCTGGGATGTATATATGAGCCCTTTCCACGTCCGGTAGGCGAACCAAGGAGTTGGATCCTATTCTCCACGACCACAGCGTTGGGATTACTCCATCCTACCTTCCTGATCCAACATGCCGCCCCCTTACGTCCTCGAACCAGGGAGGCGTGTGAACGCTTGGGACTATGAGTTCGAGTGGACGTCGGAGCACTACACGCCAGAGCAGCTCAAGCCCCTGATCTACACCTACGACGAGCTTGCCTCCAAGGCCCTCGACCGCCTGGACGAGATAGCTGCCGAGTCTCGGTCcaagacatcatcaccgccataCTCAgactcaccaccaccttcaacctcaagCCCGTCCtcatgcccctcctcccacgcccaacacctcttctccctcctccaaacccacgCCCCCCATGACCCAGTCTTGTCCCCTCTCTGGTCccaactcaccaccacccccccctgggtctccccctcccaaatcaCCTCCGGCCAGCAAATCTTCTACCGCTACCTCGGCCCCTCAATAGTAGGCCTCACCTTCCAAgccctcctcggcggcttcggcTCCCCCCGAATAGCTGCCACCCTCTCCCTAACAGGCGGCTTCACCCCCCGCTtcgcccgccgccgcctcctcgaaACCTTCCAGCACGTCCTCgacatcacctcctccccctcggccctccacccccccaccggCCGCGGCTTCGTCTCCTCCGTAAAagtccgcctcctccacgccACCGTCCGCCGCAAGATTTTATCCCTATCCAGCTCAAAACCGGACTGGTTCAACGTTCAAGAAAACGGCATCCCCTGCAACGACCTCGATTCCATAGGGACAATAACAGCCTTCAGCACCATGCTGCTTTTTATCGGATTCCCTCGACAGGGGATATGGCTGTCCGATCAAGAAAAGGAGGATTACCTCGCCCTATGGCGGTATGTAGCCCACCTGTTAGGCACCCCGACCGCCCCGTTTGAAAACATCGCCACGGCAAAGGTCTGGTTGGAAAGCCTGATCGTCTCCGAGATCTGCCCGTCGGGAGTGTCGAAACAGCTGGCGGAAAACATGATCGCCTCTCTCGCTCTAACCCCCCCAACATACGCTAGCAGGGCCTTCCTCCGAGCAGAAGGGTACTGGCTCAACGGACCTGCTTTATCACAAAAGCTCGGGATCGAGAGGCCGAAATGGTGGTATCTCGTTCTTGTGGGTGGGCAGTGCGGGTATTTCATGGCGGTTTCCTATTTCAAAAAATATCTCTTGCCCAGAaaatgggaggaggggcaggtggAGAGACTGAAAAGGGTGCTGAGGGAGGTTACCGTCCGGGAGgcgggtgggagggaggcaGGGTTCGAGTTTAGGTTTGTGCCTAGCTGGAGGCAGCTTCACTTGACTGAgaagggtgaggaggagacacaaaaaccaaaaaaagacagGTTTGGGAACCGGTGGACGGAGTGGAGGAATTTGATGGCTGCTGTCTTGTTGCTTACGGcggtgggttggttggggtggttgagcaCGCGGATGGTCTGCAGAGgtgtggtgaggatggtgacaCGGTGAGAAGGAAGGACAaaacgggggaggaggaggcggtgtaAGGCTGGGAGAAACCCGAGTCTGAACGGGAACCGCTGATATTCGGAGCCATTGGTTGCCCtgggaaaaaagagacagGAACGCTCAAGACATCGTCTTGGTGAAACACGTGTGCAATATAAGGGTTAATTATTACACATACTACGTACAATGCGCACATGCAAAGGAGATATCAGACAGAGTGCGAAAGTATGAACAATTACTTCTACTAGTATCCTGTCCTCATGCCAATACACAATCTCTCTCCCGCCTgagacgagagagagagagagaaaaccACCCACAAAagaccaccccccctctaCTCTCTTTTGCGCAAAATGCTCCAAAACAATGCTGCTCCCGTAATGTAATACTGTGGAGGATATGCATGCAAGTCCCTaacgccagccagccaagccTGTTTTCCCCCAGAAACGCCCTTGTTCGTGAGAATCAAATCAGTCGCTAAATCAATGCTCCATCAACTCGACCGGTGGCCTCGCCGTGTGCGCCATGATCGGCCTTGGCGCCGTGATATTGACCGGGCTGATGTCCATAACATCCGCATCATCCTCCAGCCCCTCATCCGTCATGTCATCCACCGTCACACACGGCAAGTTCGggctctcccctcccatcccaatcaCAGGCTGCGGCTGGAAGATCAAGGTcgagctcctgctcctcttcgtcctctgACCGCCCCCTTGCATAGTAGGGCTGACGGGACTGACTTCCCCCCTCTGGTTAATATTTACCCCGCTATTGGGATCATTCGAATGCCTCAGCTTGGCTAGCGCATCCGCCAAGTCCTCCGCGTGGACCATGGTATTAGGCGCGTCCTCTGTCCGGGACTCCCAGCCGTGGGGAggcgatgggggaggagaaatgAAAAACAGCCTCCCGGCGTCGGGCAAGGCGAGGTGCTGGTCCtccttgttgttgatggtctCGAGGTTAATTTGCATGCCGAAGCAGACGCGGCAAGGGCGGCCCATGACTTCCCTCTCGTCCCATTCCCGACGGACGGCGATGGCTTCTTGCTCGGTCGAGAAGACGACCTGGATGCGGGCGGCGAATTTTAGTGGGGAGAAGTGGCGGACTGGGGCGGTTTTGTTGAGGGCGTCTCTGATGACGGCGAGGTTCTCGGAACGGAAGCAGTCGGGGTCGAggtcggtgatgaggagggtgttggtgggtgttgttggcttcTCCAGCggtgggaggttggagaggtcgAGCTTGAGGTTGAGAGAGGCGCCCCGAGAGCGGCCAGATCGTGGGGAGCTGGACATGCtgctgggagaggggaggagtccgtctggagaggagggcaTGGCGGTGGGTATCTGAATCGAAGGCATTTTGATTTGTGTGGTATCGTGcagttgtttgtttgggggtGAAGTCTTGATTGTTTGAGATCAAGTAAGTGAGGTGCGGGGGCGGAAGTTTAGTTGCGAACCCGAGGGCTTATTATGTACCGCAAGAGGTAGGTGATGTAAGTAGCAGGTCGGTGTTACTGTAGCTGTGGAGTGGCAAGCTGTTGATGCAGAGATTGGATGCAGATTGGATGCAGATGGGAGATTGAGTGACGAAAGCGGCAGGAGGGTGGCGCCGGGGATTTATATTCCTCTTTTGCTGTGTAGATGCGGTGAAACAAAAGACAGGCCGGAAGGAGATCACGGGCCCTGGGCTGGCGTGTCTGGGGAGTAACAATGCCGTCGCTCGTCAGAAGCCTCCCCCCCGGTTGGATGGCTCAGCCGCCAAACTGGAGATTGGGACCAGCAGCGACCCGCCCGAGGGAATCCCACAAGCCCGCCGGGCCTCCGTACGCAACACGCAGTGGCTTTGGACCTGTCGCGCGCACACTTGGGCATGTTGCCTCTCGCTACTATTGAACCCACGATGCGAAGCCTCTTTCTCATGAATGGCAATCCTTGTTGCCGCTTAATTGGCTGTGTAAATGCAGTCAACACAACCTGGAACCCGAAATCTCTGCCAGTCTTTTCCTTGCCACTCACCGTCCAgcttctctcttctctctgtTGAGTGAGGTTTGCACAGCCACGACGGCACATGGGCACAACAGGACCACAGACACTCTGCCAACTCTGGCAGGTTTCGGGCCCATCGGGACGTCCGCCCATCCAGATCGCATTTCCCGATCCCGCAGTGTCTGATTCTCGAGGCGGTTCCAGAAtcctcactcaccaccatcactgcCTCCCTAGACAAcaaaaaacaccaacacaCGGCGTCTTTTCCATCTGGTGAGCCAAGGTTGTCCAGGAGGACATGCTCAGCCCGGCTCACGCCACCTCACCAGTATCGACAAATGTCTAGAGTCTTTTACACCGTCTTCACTGCCATGACTCTTCACCATATCCATTACCGATAAACATGCGAGAAAATGGGACAATAAACAGCCACGCCAAGGCTAGACTTACTTTCCTGTTCTGTTTGCCGGGATCATACCTCCcatacaacaacaaacatcGCTGACACGAGCTGTGTGTTCATCCCTACTGTACGAGATGCCCAGGAAGGAAGCCAGGCACAATGCTAGCCATATCCCAGCTCCTTATGCCAAACCTAATCACCCAAGACTTGCGTAAGAGGCTCTCCATGCGCCGATCATCGATCATCAGCCAACAAATGCAGACCGAAGGCGCAGCTGGCCAGACTTCCACGTGTATTTTCCAGCCTCTCTAGATTCTGTAGGAACATTTTGACAACTCATCTGGTCGTCATCATGACCATTCCCAACTCGGGCTGGACATGTGAACTCAtgaaccaccacctcacctttACCGCAGTCCAAGGTAAAAAAATACCACCATccctcagcatcaccatATCCTCCCCAAAGGCAGGTGATGCCGAGATAATAAAACAGCCAACTCAACCCGACCTCCTGGAAACAGGTCTCCACTTATTTTTTGCACTGCCCAGATAGGGAACTGGACTTACACACACAGCACAGGGCCATGCTCTCTCACCACCGCTGCATCGTCAGGTGGTGTCGCTTTTCCGGATCTACATCGTCCGGTTTCTAGTTTTCTACTAGATATTTTTCATATCATATATACGTACATATATTTGAGTAGGAGATGGTATAGGTAACACCATGGTTGCATGTATGCACCCTTTTTCTCCCCCGCATGTTTTGCAGACCGGTATCCGAGCGTCCGGGTGGCTGAGCAGCATCAAGCCCACACAGACACTCTCCTGAAATCAACACACAACACCagaaccccctcctcactggtgtgtggtgatgatcatgACCAGAGACAATAGCTGTAGACATGCCAAGATTCCCCcaaacaccatcaaccctcCCTTGTTGTTTTAGTGATGTCTATATAACCATAACCACTCGtctcaaaacaccaccaaaccctcgCTATTCTCTCCTTCTTGAAACATCTCCTCATGTTGATACAGAATCACCTAATctcaacccccaacctccccaccatttcctccttcaccctctcATGCAACCCATTCGCCTCCTCATTCGTCAACgtcctctccaagctccgATAATTCACCCTATAGCAaaaactcctccttcccgtCTTGGGATGCGTAAAGCTATCCATCAagaccacatcctccaccacatccccgcaaacatccctcaccacctccatcaaaTCATTCTCATGccactccccgccctccctccccttcccacccgccgccgcagcccCCGTGCTCCCAGCCGGCAACCAAAAGCTGACATCCTTGTAACAAGCCGGATGCCTACTAAACCCCACAAATGGCCTCAGTTtccccaaatccccctccacccctctAAACTGCCCTAAAAACCTCTCATCCTGCGACCAAAACAACCTGATATCAGGTATCTGAAAAAGCAACATCGCAATCCTCTCCAGCCCCAAGCCAAAAGCCCAGCCTATTTGATTGGGAACACCCGCGTCGTTAAGGATGTGTTGTTGACTCACCCCACACCCCAAAACCTCCAGCCAATCCCCCTGATACcaaacctccatctcccaactGGGGCTCGTGAAAGGAAAGTAAGCCTCCACCCATCTAACCTTCAACGGCTCCCCATCCTGCTCTTTCACCCCCGCCCGGGCGTGAGACTCCTTCACCCGTTTAAAAATCTCCGCCACCATCAATTCCAGAGATCGCTTCAGATGCTTCCCCAccgcctctgcctcctcAGGGGTGTGGGATGGCTGTAAGGGGTTACGCTCcgggtgaaaaggggggttggggtccTCGATGATCATTTCATGTTTCGGTAGGGCGTCCAAATCTCTGTGTACAGCCGCCACGATGTCACCGTTCGGGACCGTGTTGCGGTCCCAGACCCGGGCGCCTTCCATCTGGTGAAAGACGGGGTAGTGGGACTTGTCGATTTCGTCTCTTCTGTAGACATCAGCCGAGATGAGATATCCCGGGGATTTCGACGCGGCGAATAACTCCGCCTCGTGGGCCGACGTGTGAGTCCGTAGCAAGGTGGTAGAGTTGATGTAATAAGTGTCGGTTTTTGCTCTGCCGGGGTGGTTGGGCGGAAACCCCAACGAGTCAAAATTCTCGTGGGTCGTAACCACagggtcgaggttgttgtAGCTGAGGtaggtgggggaggggaacaCGGATTCGATGATTTGGCGGGTGATGGACACAGGGTGGTCTTTTTGGAGGTGCAGCTTccgggaggtgaggttgaggatcGTGGACGAGACGTTGAACCATTCGGCGTCGACGGGGTAAGTTTTGGAGTTTATGGTTACTTCTTTGGGGAGTTCTTTTTTTCACAGCGAACATATCAGTGGTTATTCGCGGTTTATAAAGGTCAAGAAGTAAACTGTATTGGCTGTCTAACCTGGCCTGGTCGAGTACTGtgccctccaccacctcgctgCTGGCACCGTCACTGTCGCTGGTAATGGCCGCAACGGACTGCTCAGTCGTACCGCTCTCGAAATCACCGACCGACTGCCGACCCTCGCCAGAAGCCCGCCGGCGCAGGCCATTCCTCGAGGTCCGATCATGCTGGCGATGTCAAgttgtggtggggtggaaGACCTCTCGCTACAACAGCTCAGCTTGAAGCTTGGGCGCCACGGCAGTATCAAGCTCAAAAATTGGAGATCGTTCGAGGCGCGCGCCGAGAGACGGTGGCCCGGGCTCCACAAAACAGGGGTCCTCGATGCACGATGACATCTTTCTAGAAACGTTCTGTGGGGAActtctgattggccaattcCTCTCATGGCGGCCTCGAAGGTTCCCCGCTCGACATGAAATCATCTAGTCTTCACAAGTAGCACGAACAAAAAGCTGGACGGGGAATCTCTTTgttttattatttactttGCACTACCTTCAACAATTTACTTGGTAAGGGGCTTGCCATCCTTGATCTTCTGGAGGCCGTACTTCTCCAGGCGGATGGCCTGGATGGCAATGAAGCCAGAGGTATCCATGGGGGAGAAGCCCTCAAGAGAGTCCATAGAAGCATCCTCCTGCGAGTAGAGGTTGCTGGCATCCGACTTGCGGCCAAGGACGTAGGCAGCGCCCTTGTAAACCGACATGCGGACCTCACCAGTAACGTTCTCCTGGGAGTAGACGAGGGAGTTCTCAAGGAACTCACGCTCGGGAGAGAAGTACATGCCGTTGTAGAGGCAGTGAGACCACTCAATCGTGACGAACTGGTCACGGAGCTTGCGAACCTTGGCGTCCATGACAAGACCCTCAAGATCCAAGTGAGCAAGGCGGCTAGAATATTGTCAGTACATGATCGTGTCTCAATCGGGTTTTGCAGAAACATACGCAATGGTAAGACCGGGGGTGTCGTAGCAGCCTCTGCTCTTGAGACCGATGAAACGGTTCTCAACAATATCGATTCTGCCAACACCGTTGTCGTGGCCAATCTTGTTCAGAAGCTTGAACAGAGCAACCGAGTCGGTAACCTCACCCTCAGGGGTGACAACCTTGGTGGGGATACCCTTCTCGAAGTGGATGGTGAAGTTGTAGGGGACATCGGGAGCGTCGGTAGGGTCGACGGTGCGGGTCCAGAGCTCCTTGGGGGGAGAGTGGTCGGGGTCCTCAAGGACACCAGCCTCGTACGAGCAGTGTACGAGGTTGTCATCCATGGACCAGGGAGCcttggggctggaggagacGGGAATGTTGTTCTCGGCGGCGAACTTGAGGAGATCGGCACGGCCCTGGAACTTCTCGATGAACTCGGGCATTCTCCAGGGGGCGATGACCTTCATCTTGGGGTTGCAAGCCTTGAAGGCAAGCTCGAAGCGGACCTGGTCATTCTAGACCTCGGAATTAGCATAAAGTTACTTGGCATCTTCGAGTAAGCTGGCTTACGCCCTTGCCGGTGCAGCCGTGGCTCAGGATGTCGCAGTTGTACTGCTCAGCAACGCGGACCTGAGCCCGGGCAATGATGGGCCGGGCGAGGGAGGTACCGAGGAGGTAGCGGTCCTCATAGATGGCGTTGCACTGGATGGCGCGGAAGACAATCTCCTCGACGAACTCGCGCTGGAGGTCCTCAATCACCATGCGCTCGGCACCGAGAGCGagagccttcttctcgaccTCAGCCcagtcctcctcctggccAACATTGGCGAGGAAGCACACGACAGTGTAACCCTGTATTTTCCATGTCAGCACCTCTTCTTGGCGGGCATCATACCAGCTAGGAGCTGCCTACCTCGAGAATGAGCCacttgaggatggtggaggtgtcgAGACCTGTCAACCGAACTTGTCAGCTTCCCTTTCCGTCCAACACCCGTGCACGAAGTGACGCCGACAAGGTTCCCGGTGGACACCTCAACGAGACAGCAATTGGCCCTTTGCCCGCTCTGCGAACATGGAAGGTCAATCGAGCCCGTCATGCGTCTGCTCAAGCATAGAGACACAAAAATGAAGGCATTGGGCAACCGAATGGCTTACCTCCAGAGTAGGCGCTGTAAGCGGGGGTCAGCACCAGGCGTTCCACACTGTTAAGCTTTTGGCGGGGAAGATGGATGGCAGGACTTGGAAGGAAATATATCACTTACAGACAGACACGACCCTTGGACATTTTGAATTTGTAGCAAAGTAACAAAGAGGAAGATACTCGAGATGAATCcgcaagagagagagaagccCAAAAGTCCAAACAATGGAAGAAAGcggaaacaaaaaaaatatgGAGTCACagtcacacacacacacacggaTAGATAGCTGcagctcttctctctcccctcaCCTCAGTGGTCTGACCCCTCCTATGACTCGAAGGCGGtcaaacttttttttttgttttgctcgGAAAGACAAGGGATCCAGGCCCGATCCGATATCGCTAGCGCAGAGAGATAAGATAACCAACAGCGCCCGCTGCTACCCGCCAATTCCCTGTCGATTACGTAGTGGGGACCAACAAAAAGTGGAAAATTTCGATAAACCAAAAATTCCACTGTTGGTTGAATTGATTGCAGCTGTGACATTTCTTATCGCCAATCTCACTTGGGACGACCACCCTTTCGTCATACCTCGATCCGATCTTTCCAGAGTCAGTCGCAAAACATTGCTGCCGATGCCGGTATAGCTTCACTTCCAATTCGCTTGAAGCTATTCACTTTTAGTGTTTAATACATAACACATAATTCTAATTCGGCAACGTTTTGGCGAAAAAGCTTTACACACACAGTCCGCGGGATGTTCTTGTTATAGCGACAACTCCAACTTTTCTACTTTTTGAGTGCGTCGCGACAGAGACGACAAGATGGATGCCAAGAATAGCAGTGTACCTACACCAGTAGGTTCAGGCACAGAAACCACCAGCAAAAgagacaccaccaacaagatgtcCCTCTCACCACAActaaaacaaaaaccaaTCCACTACCCCTTCTGGTTCGGAGGCAGCGCATCCTCCATGGCCGCCTGCGTCACTCACCCCCTCGACCTGGGTTTGTTTACCACCCCCCTTACCCCCCCTTTTATCTCCTCCCTTACTAACC
The window above is part of the Podospora bellae-mahoneyi strain CBS 112042 chromosome 3, whole genome shotgun sequence genome. Proteins encoded here:
- the ARG12 gene encoding Argininosuccinate synthase (COG:E; EggNog:ENOG503NWI9; BUSCO:EOG09262A8G); translated protein: MSKGRVCLAYSGGLDTSTILKWLILEGYTVVCFLANVGQEEDWAEVEKKALALGAERMVIEDLQREFVEEIVFRAIQCNAIYEDRYLLGTSLARPIIARAQVRVAEQYNCDILSHGCTGKGNDQVRFELAFKACNPKMKVIAPWRMPEFIEKFQGRADLLKFAAENNIPVSSSPKAPWSMDDNLVHCSYEAGVLEDPDHSPPKELWTRTVDPTDAPDVPYNFTIHFEKGIPTKVVTPEGEVTDSVALFKLLNKIGHDNGVGRIDIVENRFIGLKSRGCYDTPGLTIARLAHLDLEGLVMDAKVRKLRDQFVTIEWSHCLYNGMYFSPEREFLENSLVYSQENVTGEVRMSVYKGAAYVLGRKSDASNLYSQEDASMDSLEGFSPMDTSGFIAIQAIRLEKYGLQKIKDGKPLTK